CCGACCCGAGGACCACCATGGTCACCAAGACGGTAGGTCCTCTCTCATACCTCACTAATTACTCGACATAAATCACTCTTAATCTTAATATTTATATCTTAATATTGAAGTAAACTTATATCGTATCTCTGATAACAACACTCTATTACCCCGAATAATCGTTAGGCACCTCAGGCTTTTTTTTTAACGCAATTTAAAAATCCTTCAAACAGAGCCTCGTGGATTTAGAATTCCTTCTTTGCAATATATCGCATAAGAAAGAATAATTTATTTTTACCTTTtgtaaattattaatttatatgaaaATAGAGTTTACAGCCACAGTCCATAACATTATGGCTGGTCCGCCATGTGTGATATTCTTGTCTCTCTCAGATCATCGCCCTGGGGCTCCTGGCCACCTTCTGTGCTGTAGCAATGGCCGCCCCTGAACCAGGCGGCAGATATGGGGGTGGTggatatggtggaggtggtggatatggtggtggtggtggatatggtggtggtggtggtggatatggCGGCGGAGGatacggtggtggtggtcatggaggTGGAGGATATGGGGGCGGCTATGGTGGTGGATATGGGGGAGGTGGATACGGTGGCGGCGGCCGTGGTGGTGGACATGGAGGTGGAGGCTATGGCGGTGGTGGCTATGGAGGCGGCGGATACGGAGGCGGTCGAGgtggatatggtggtggtggtggtggatatggAGGCGGCGGCTATGGTGGCGGATATGGAAAGTAATAAGGTAAGCTTAATCTGTTCTTAATCGATGACTTCAGGTCGTACATTATTCTACAAATTATTTGTTATTCTTTCTGTAAACGGTGATATGGGAAAATATTTAGTTATAAAACTTTATCCTCCTCATTTCACTTTAACAGTTTATCTTTCCCATTTCATTTTAACCTCCGCattttattcatttttacaaagttTGCCAAAAGAGTAATTATCCAAACAATTGCAATCCTTAAGCTTACGTTtacataataaatatattatacaACATGCGTTGATGTTAAGATCAACTATCATATATGATGTGTGTATATTTCAGGTCTTCACCATGAGTACCTTCGTCACCGGGCGTCACCAGTCGTCACTGAGCGTAACTTCGATACTTCCACGTTACTATTATATAAATAAACGTATTCTTTAATCCTTTTGTATTCGTTGTCTCCTTCACCTAGACGTCACTAACTACTCAAAGCTCCCTTAACGGGTGAAATAAGCTTTACATTATGATAAATGGAAAAGCTTGGCCATGAACTATACAACTTAGCCTAAATATAGGAATTCAAAATAGAGATCCAAAAGAAATCAGTTGACAAAACTGAAAATGTGGGTAGAAACATGTTAATACCAAGGCTGTTTATGGATTGCATCAAATATGACATGGATAAAGGGTTGGATTACCTCTAGATACCTTACTTGTGTTCCTGGGAAGGTTTAGTCTCAGTTGGGTACTAGGAAGGTAATTTTTTGAGATTCTATCGTATTCTGAGTTTCCATGGTCTAATTGGTACGACAATGGTCTCATATTTTTTAGGCCTGAGTTCGAATCTTTGATGATTCAAATGAATAAAATGCCACTACCTATGGTTTTGTGTTTTCATACGTATATTTATGTCAACCATGTCATTAAAAAATTATAGTATTATAGTCATTATTGGTCGAACGTATGAAAGTCAACTGATGCACCCCAAAACattcacatttttatttttagaagGCACAAGAAAGAAAGCATCAAAGATAACTTGAAAGGAAagcattgtgtgtatatatatatatatatatatatatatatatatatatatatatatatatatatatatatatatatatatatatatatatataactgaaaactcacaccccagaagtgacacccCAGAagttatagtcctggggaccattcaggcttgtttgcatatatatatatatatatatatatatatatatatatatatatatatatatatatatatatatatatatcgccagtttcctctttcagcgccttagtgtggcgatccagagaggaaatgctcactgcatccatggttcctgcccgccatctgaggagctggaggaactctacaagCTGAGACGAGTAGCCTTGTACCCGGCatgtaaccaatgtaaccaatgttgtaacctttttgtgtaatgaaattttaaataaagagagtttatatatatatatatatatatatatatatatatatatatatatatatatatatatatatatatatatatatatatactaaaagaataggggtggtaggagaagacaatatcaaagtattcagtgagtgaaTAGTTACACAAATATAAACTCGGTAAATGACATGTTACACCCTCCATAGTTTTGTATCATCTGATGTCGAACAGGGTTGCCACGTTAAGGCGCTGGCAAAAAAGCCGGCTGCTCTTAGATTTCTTGTTGTTTCGATGAGCTTGGAGCCCAGATTCATGAGAAAGTTCATGACTTCCCTGCTGGTAGCAGCTTCGCCTTCATGACGTGTGCCAGGGCTCAGGTGTAGGTGTCAGCTAGAGTAGACAGCCATGTCTAGTCTCGTACACCATCTGCTTACCGGTCTTCATTGCAGGTCATTTAATTCCAACTAAAGTACATACTTATCTATTTGGCATGTTAACTTTTCTCCTCGCATGTCCTTCTGACAGATTGGTGAGTCTTCAGGGCGGACCTCCAATATTGAAATTTAGTttgaataaaaaattataattataattaattcgTATTGTTTTCACTTGTATGTCACTTATTTTGGTTGTTGTTTTAATTTCTCAGAATCATCCATTATGAAGACCTTCCTGTCTTAATATTTTGGTTTCAGATAAATGTTGTACTATGatcttatatttaatttttttagtaAATCAATATATATTATCTACTTATAAATATTTAATTCTGTATTTCTTTATTTATTAGTTCCTGGTAATGATGTAAAAATACATCGATACTTCGATATGAACATAAATCTTCTACATTTTAAAGCTTTCTTCCTGCCTTCTACACTTTGTAGAAGGCAGGAGGTATATACTAATGTTGTTATATAATGATTGAAGGAGAGACAAGTGGCGTGCTATTTCTTGGATTAAATAATAAACTGAATTAAACCGCAAATCCTGTATTTTTGTAAAGTATTTTGTAAATTGTGATGTTTTTGATGCAATCATCCAGACGTTTACTATTTACATACCTGTTAAAATTAGTCAAAAAATGACTGTCACTGTTTCTCAAAACAGTTCTTTAAATATATAACATAGATCTTACTCAAACTTTAGGAGGTGAAGCAAAATATTGTTTAATAGTTTTgattgataaattcccttccctttgCCTTAGCTTCAGGTGTAtaagataacgttcctattagtcAACGTGTTGTATAATTAATTCATAAAGACAAAAAATTCATAAAGACAATTCATAAAGCAGCAAAAATGATGCTAttataaacattaaatacttctcaGCTATATTTTCGTCCTGACGGTATTACATTATCAAAGTTAAAGACTTGAACAGCAATAACGACCAATTGAAACAAATGAAAACGTCTGAACGAGGATATATAGAGGAAAAAATAAAATGAAGCAATAAAACAAACCATGCTTTTTTAAAGACTTTATCAAAGTATATGAATAAAAGGGCTCTTATTTGCAGGGCAATTATGGGTACGGCTTCTGTTTTGATAACTCTGTTTTTTTTAGCATCGTTATTTCGTTATTATACCCAATGATTTTTCTAGTTATCGTGGTTAGGAGCACATTTCACCAATTAAGGGAGCTTTGAGTAGTTAGTGACGTTCAATTGAAGGTGATAATAGATACAAATGGATTACAGGATAAGTTTATTCTATATAATAGTAATGTGGAAGAATCAATGTGACGCTCGATGACACTCAATAGCGATAGATGATGAACGTAATACTTCTGACGACCTGAAATATACAGCCAGAGTGAACAAACCTCATCTTACTTAATGTCAATATGCAAAtacatatttaaaaatatttttgttataattaCTGCGTAAGGCAAATTTTACAAAATTTATTTATGGTAAGATTAACAAAtagttttagaaattatttaggtTCTTATGTCAGTGATATGAGAAATTATTAAGCTTACCTTATTACTTTCCATATCCTCCA
The window above is part of the Procambarus clarkii isolate CNS0578487 chromosome 67, FALCON_Pclarkii_2.0, whole genome shotgun sequence genome. Proteins encoded here:
- the LOC123767829 gene encoding acanthoscurrin-1-like, whose product is MVTKTIIALGLLATFCAVAMAAPEPGGRYGGGGYGGGGGYGGGGGYGGGGGGYGGGGYGGGGHGGGGYGGGYGGGYGGGGYGGGGRGGGHGGGGYGGGGYGGGGYGGGRGGYGGGGGGYGGGGYGGGYGK